A single window of Nitrospirota bacterium DNA harbors:
- a CDS encoding class I SAM-dependent methyltransferase, with protein sequence MGLLSKYRFFWKTEAPAKLYWRYPLFSFRRRLSKRVDLEMNSKMSMELDGLGQFSSRFFDGNAAQWIQVFERERFCGRKLNILEIGSWEGRSTVFLMHYFPSAEITCVDTWKGSDEHVGDERLKSVEERFDSNVARFGGRVRKFKGTSLQFFSGTDLTEKYDLVYVDGSHHADDVMCDILNAFRCLKSNGLMICDDYLWDWYPNVRHNPAMAINYLLRQKKGECEILNVTGTQITVKKLGVDRHSMGAGSIV encoded by the coding sequence ATGGGGCTGCTTTCTAAGTATCGATTTTTCTGGAAAACCGAGGCTCCTGCGAAACTGTACTGGCGGTATCCTCTGTTTTCCTTTAGGAGAAGGCTGTCCAAGAGAGTTGATCTTGAGATGAATTCAAAAATGTCGATGGAGTTGGATGGTCTTGGGCAATTCTCTTCGAGGTTTTTTGACGGGAACGCCGCTCAATGGATCCAGGTCTTTGAACGCGAGCGGTTCTGCGGGAGAAAGCTGAACATCTTGGAGATCGGGTCATGGGAAGGAAGGTCAACGGTTTTCTTGATGCATTACTTTCCTAGTGCCGAAATCACTTGCGTCGATACGTGGAAGGGGAGCGACGAGCATGTTGGGGACGAGAGGCTAAAGAGTGTTGAGGAAAGGTTCGATTCGAATGTTGCGCGGTTCGGGGGAAGGGTGCGGAAGTTTAAAGGGACATCGCTTCAGTTTTTTTCCGGCACGGACCTGACAGAAAAGTACGATCTTGTCTATGTGGATGGATCGCACCATGCGGATGACGTCATGTGCGATATCCTGAACGCATTTCGGTGCCTGAAATCGAACGGCCTCATGATTTGCGATGATTACTTGTGGGATTGGTACCCTAACGTCCGGCACAATCCTGCCATGGCCATCAATTATCTCCTCAGGCAGAAGAAGGGTGAGTGCGAAATTCTCAATGTGACCGGTACGCAAATTACCGTCAAGAAGCTTGGCGTGGATAGGCACTCCATGGGGGCCGGGAGCATTGTATGA
- a CDS encoding glycosyltransferase family 2 protein: MSHTRSAKSVSLVIPVYNQLDYTKQCLESIARCTDQPYELIIVDNASSDGTQEFLRDVKATVITNPRNLGCAKAWNQGVRASHGDVIGILNNDIIVTKGWIEGLVKFMEQEGHGIVSPAAREGYLNYDLDAYAVEFTQSCKDATRAELYGACLVINRDVFDRIGLFDEAFAYGGCEDIDFFWRAKAAGFSAGLTGSVLIHHFSMVTQDAIKRSETKVYPAENLAHFKKKWNRTVRGNWAARRWADLKHKWVRRYERLRYGHTLIEKCYGQG, encoded by the coding sequence ATGAGTCACACCAGGTCCGCAAAGTCAGTGAGTCTTGTGATTCCCGTCTATAACCAGCTGGACTATACGAAGCAGTGTCTCGAATCCATTGCCCGTTGCACCGATCAGCCCTATGAACTCATCATCGTGGATAATGCCTCGAGCGACGGGACGCAGGAGTTTTTGCGCGACGTGAAGGCGACTGTCATCACGAATCCACGTAACCTCGGCTGCGCCAAGGCCTGGAACCAGGGAGTGCGAGCCAGCCATGGGGATGTCATCGGCATTTTGAATAACGACATTATCGTGACGAAGGGCTGGATCGAAGGGTTGGTGAAGTTCATGGAGCAGGAGGGACACGGGATTGTGAGCCCCGCTGCGCGCGAGGGATATTTAAATTACGATTTAGACGCCTATGCCGTTGAGTTTACGCAATCATGCAAGGATGCCACGAGGGCAGAGTTGTATGGAGCCTGTCTGGTGATCAATCGCGACGTGTTTGATCGTATTGGTTTGTTCGACGAAGCGTTTGCCTATGGGGGTTGCGAAGACATCGATTTTTTTTGGCGCGCAAAGGCAGCCGGGTTTTCCGCTGGCCTGACAGGATCGGTCCTCATTCACCATTTCAGCATGGTGACGCAGGATGCCATCAAGCGATCAGAAACCAAGGTCTATCCCGCCGAGAATCTCGCCCATTTCAAAAAGAAGTGGAACCGAACCGTGCGAGGCAATTGGGCTGCCAGGCGCTGGGCCGACCTCAAGCACAAATGGGTCAGACGGTATGAGCGATTGCGCTACGGGCATACGCTGATCGAGAAGTGTTACGGACAGGGATGA